A single window of Ignavibacteriales bacterium DNA harbors:
- a CDS encoding TonB-dependent receptor, with the protein MAINFSHIIRKNAHLILICIALIGFFTTSSIFAQKTAQVTGRITDADTKEYLPGANVVLKGTRFGDATDKVGNYKISNVPPGAYELVVTYIGYVDQTINITVGTNGATVKQNVAISQTEVKMGEVVVTGLRQGQTKAMNVQKTSDKIVNIVSQEQMVRLPDLNTAEILQRISGISIVRDQGEGRYVQIRGTDARLTSVSVNGEKIIAPDPGERYVGMDVISASQAASIEVSKTVTPDMDGDAVGGSVNIKSKSAFDSDKPFFNITAGTGTSDIMGKPLWQGGFTYGSKFGDENQFGFAITGNYDKWERETWDLESTYNDLTIGGVDRPQSLTDVDFRNYNVSRERINVAANLEYQPSTDNTFFIRGMYNNRDDYEYRRNLYIRPSKGTFTDLTTITKGKVYQGLKDRLERQNIFALSAGGINKIDDLILDYTVAYNEGGTKKNDETDPQFVMTSSLNMALNLSDPQRPNYRITSTGATADQFNSDNFKMDQVKYNNDNATDRDYMAGANLKYDFKLADYPSTLKLGGKIHLREKVKTQDRYVYKWGGASNLLLTQFVGDDVNIYDGTYRLGRIIDGTKFRPFFESMKNKAGGFVGEIDHINSEGSSFTADENTIAYYVMDTWKLDDWMVIAGVRHEFTDLTNKSSEIQLDANGDYLSTTPREATLSYNNFLPSLQVRYRVSSMSNIRFSYTNTLARPNFFDLVPYKQVDPDGLTVLEGNASLIPTTSTALDLLAEYYFEEGGLISGGVFYKKLNDIIFMQTSKISGGLYDGYWHTQPVNGGTSTLVGAEVNFEYQLKFLPGFLDGFGLAANYAYTHSSADVGGRLERAELPGQAANVANFVVSYEKFGFTGRFSIGYNGQFVEEVGTSSQYDRIYKAHTQMDISASQDIISGLQIYFEWINVNDAPMIYYQGDENHPLQQEWYASWMHFGFKYKM; encoded by the coding sequence ATGGCTATTAATTTTTCGCACATAATTCGGAAAAACGCCCATTTAATTCTGATCTGTATTGCATTAATAGGGTTTTTCACAACGAGTTCAATCTTTGCACAAAAGACTGCACAAGTTACCGGTCGTATAACGGATGCAGATACAAAAGAATATTTACCGGGCGCAAATGTTGTTCTAAAAGGGACTCGTTTTGGGGATGCGACCGATAAAGTAGGAAATTACAAAATTTCGAATGTACCTCCCGGTGCATACGAACTTGTTGTAACATACATTGGATATGTTGATCAAACAATAAATATAACTGTTGGTACAAATGGAGCTACTGTAAAACAGAATGTTGCCATTAGCCAGACAGAAGTTAAAATGGGAGAAGTTGTTGTAACTGGACTCAGACAAGGTCAAACCAAAGCAATGAACGTCCAAAAAACTTCAGACAAGATTGTTAATATCGTTTCTCAAGAGCAAATGGTGCGCTTACCTGATTTAAATACCGCTGAAATTTTACAGCGTATTTCCGGAATTTCAATTGTTCGCGACCAGGGTGAAGGACGTTATGTTCAAATCCGTGGTACGGATGCACGACTCACTTCCGTTTCTGTAAACGGAGAAAAAATCATCGCTCCGGATCCTGGTGAGCGTTATGTCGGAATGGATGTTATCTCAGCAAGCCAGGCTGCTTCAATAGAAGTTTCTAAAACTGTAACACCCGATATGGATGGTGACGCAGTCGGTGGATCTGTAAATATAAAATCGAAAAGTGCTTTTGATTCCGATAAACCATTCTTCAATATAACTGCCGGTACCGGTACAAGCGATATTATGGGTAAACCACTTTGGCAGGGCGGTTTTACATACGGCTCAAAATTTGGTGACGAAAATCAATTCGGCTTTGCCATTACTGGCAACTACGATAAGTGGGAAAGGGAGACATGGGATCTTGAAAGCACTTATAACGACCTAACAATTGGTGGTGTTGATAGACCCCAATCATTAACAGATGTAGATTTTAGAAATTATAATGTATCTCGTGAAAGAATTAATGTGGCTGCAAATCTTGAATATCAGCCAAGTACAGATAATACTTTCTTCATACGCGGTATGTATAACAATAGGGACGATTACGAGTATAGACGAAATCTTTATATTAGACCATCCAAGGGTACATTCACAGACTTAACAACTATTACAAAGGGAAAGGTTTATCAAGGGCTCAAAGATCGCCTTGAGAGACAGAATATATTCGCTCTTTCTGCCGGCGGTATTAACAAAATTGACGATTTGATTTTGGATTACACAGTTGCATATAACGAAGGTGGAACAAAAAAGAACGACGAAACCGATCCTCAGTTTGTTATGACATCTTCACTGAACATGGCACTAAATTTAAGCGATCCGCAAAGACCTAATTATAGAATTACAAGTACAGGTGCTACCGCAGATCAGTTTAATTCCGACAACTTTAAAATGGACCAGGTAAAATATAATAACGACAATGCAACAGACCGGGACTATATGGCTGGTGCCAATTTGAAATATGATTTTAAACTTGCTGATTATCCTTCCACATTAAAATTAGGTGGTAAAATACATTTACGTGAAAAAGTAAAAACTCAAGATCGTTATGTCTATAAATGGGGTGGTGCAAGTAATTTATTATTGACACAATTTGTTGGAGATGATGTAAATATTTACGACGGAACTTACCGGCTTGGTCGAATTATTGACGGCACTAAGTTTAGACCATTTTTCGAATCTATGAAAAATAAGGCTGGTGGTTTCGTTGGCGAAATTGACCACATAAATTCTGAAGGGTCCAGTTTTACTGCGGATGAGAACACGATAGCATATTATGTAATGGATACATGGAAACTTGATGACTGGATGGTAATTGCCGGAGTTCGACATGAATTTACAGACCTTACAAATAAGAGTAGCGAAATTCAGTTAGATGCTAACGGTGATTATCTATCGACCACTCCAAGAGAAGCTACATTAAGTTACAACAACTTTTTACCCTCGTTGCAAGTCCGTTACAGAGTCTCTTCGATGAGCAACATACGCTTCTCCTATACAAATACACTTGCACGACCGAACTTTTTCGACCTAGTTCCTTACAAACAAGTTGATCCTGACGGTCTTACAGTATTGGAAGGTAATGCTTCTCTAATACCAACTACATCTACAGCCCTCGACTTATTAGCAGAGTACTATTTTGAAGAAGGTGGTTTGATTTCAGGCGGTGTTTTTTATAAAAAATTAAATGATATTATTTTTATGCAAACCTCAAAGATCTCTGGCGGTTTATATGATGGGTATTGGCATACACAGCCGGTTAACGGAGGAACTTCAACACTTGTAGGTGCGGAAGTAAATTTTGAATACCAATTAAAATTCTTACCAGGATTTTTAGATGGATTCGGATTAGCAGCCAACTACGCTTATACACATTCATCAGCAGATGTTGGTGGAAGATTAGAGCGCGCAGAGTTACCAGGTCAAGCAGCAAACGTTGCCAACTTCGTAGTAAGTTATGAAAAATTCGGATTCACGGGACGCTTCAGTATTGGTTACAACGGTCAGTTTGTTGAGGAAGTTGGAACATCTTCTCAATACGACAGAATTTACAAAGCACATACACAAATGGACATCTCAGCCAGCCAGGACATTATCAGCGGATTGCAAATTTATTTTGAGTGGATTAACGTAAATGATGCACCAATGATTTATTATCAAGGTGATGAGAACCATCCATTACAACAAGAATGGTATGCTTCATGGATGCATTTTGGCTTTAAGTACAAGATGTAA
- a CDS encoding phytase, protein MRTKVIQYLMNMSAFVTIILIIGCQKVVSQDQNQSNVVKPVVVTDTVKWDTDDPAIWISPADPSKSLIIGTDKDSDGALFVFDLNGKIIEEKTVRNLKRPNNVDVEYGLILNGKPVDIAVTTERETNKIRIYSLPDMKAIDNGGIEVFSGESQRAPMGISIYKRLKDDSVFAIVSRKSGPTEGYLWQYLLKDDGKGNVAGTLVRKFGAYSGKKEIESIAVDDKLGYVYYSDEQVGVRKYYADPDAKDADKQLGIICTSDYLEDNEGISIYEVDDTTGYVLVSDQSANRFRIYTREGVLADPKEEIVAQPHNHKLVKIVNVMTNNSDGSEVTNVVVNEKFPGGMFVAMSDNKTFQFYSWADIAGKDLKTAPKSNKK, encoded by the coding sequence ATGAGAACGAAAGTTATTCAATACCTTATGAACATGAGTGCGTTTGTTACTATCATTTTGATAATTGGATGCCAAAAAGTTGTAAGTCAAGACCAGAATCAATCGAATGTAGTTAAGCCAGTAGTAGTTACAGATACTGTTAAATGGGATACAGATGATCCTGCAATTTGGATTAGTCCTGCAGATCCTTCAAAGAGTTTAATTATTGGAACCGATAAAGATTCCGACGGCGCCTTATTTGTATTTGATTTAAATGGAAAAATAATTGAAGAGAAAACGGTTCGGAATCTAAAACGCCCGAATAATGTTGATGTTGAATACGGACTTATTCTTAATGGAAAGCCTGTTGATATAGCAGTAACAACAGAAAGGGAAACAAACAAAATTCGTATTTATAGTCTTCCCGATATGAAGGCAATTGATAATGGCGGCATTGAAGTTTTTTCCGGAGAAAGCCAGCGCGCACCAATGGGAATTTCAATTTATAAAAGATTAAAAGATGATTCTGTATTTGCAATCGTAAGTAGAAAGAGCGGTCCAACCGAAGGATACTTATGGCAATATTTATTGAAAGATGATGGTAAAGGAAATGTTGCCGGAACATTAGTTCGTAAGTTTGGTGCTTACAGCGGCAAAAAAGAAATTGAATCAATCGCGGTTGATGATAAATTGGGATATGTCTATTACAGCGACGAACAAGTCGGAGTCAGAAAATATTATGCTGATCCGGACGCTAAAGATGCAGATAAACAGTTGGGTATAATTTGTACTTCAGACTATCTTGAAGATAATGAAGGGATTTCGATTTATGAAGTTGATGATACTACCGGCTACGTGCTGGTATCAGATCAAAGCGCAAACAGATTCCGTATTTATACTAGAGAAGGTGTCCTGGCAGATCCAAAAGAAGAAATAGTCGCACAACCACATAATCATAAATTAGTCAAAATTGTAAATGTAATGACTAACAACAGTGACGGATCTGAGGTTACGAATGTTGTTGTAAATGAAAAATTTCCAGGCGGTATGTTCGTTGCAATGTCTGATAACAAAACATTCCAATTTTATTCATGGGCAGATATAGCTGGGAAAGATTTAAAGACTGCTCCTAAAAGCAATAAAAAATAA
- a CDS encoding tagaturonate epimerase family protein codes for MELTKYSIGVGDRFTHQAKAQLAAIKKAEDAGILITPVWNKSFREHQIIHSRPEDTRVEADSAVKSLKWNHPYFVDADHVGLKTIDHFIDSCDFFTLDVADYIGKKTDDNKIESLVKKNRNYCGVLDIPGINEKVEINETLIFKVAEKFLFAVEEAGKVYRHLLDKKGKNNFVVEVSMDETDEPQTPIEMLFILAAIAQEEIPIQTIAPKFSGRFNKGVDYVGDVELFSREFEEDLAVIKFAVNEFNLPKNLKLSVHSGSDKFSIYSPINKAIKKFDAGIHLKTAGTTWLEELIGLASAGGEGLQIAKEIYKSAYNRYDELCGPYKTVIDIDTKKLPIPEEVDNWTGEKYAATLRHNQSNEEYNLNFRQLLHVGYKVASEMGDRYLNALDKYEEVIAENVIQNLYERHIQKVFF; via the coding sequence ATGGAATTGACAAAATATTCAATCGGGGTTGGAGATCGATTTACGCATCAAGCAAAAGCCCAGCTTGCAGCAATTAAAAAAGCAGAAGATGCCGGTATTTTAATTACTCCGGTTTGGAATAAATCTTTTAGAGAACATCAAATAATTCACAGCCGTCCTGAAGATACACGTGTTGAAGCAGATTCTGCGGTCAAATCATTGAAGTGGAACCATCCTTATTTTGTTGATGCTGATCATGTTGGTTTGAAAACCATTGATCACTTTATTGATTCATGTGATTTCTTTACTCTTGATGTAGCAGATTATATCGGTAAAAAAACCGATGACAATAAAATCGAATCGCTCGTAAAGAAAAATAGAAATTACTGCGGTGTATTAGATATACCCGGTATAAATGAAAAAGTGGAAATCAATGAAACACTAATTTTTAAAGTTGCCGAAAAATTTCTATTTGCAGTTGAAGAAGCAGGCAAGGTATACCGGCATCTATTAGATAAAAAAGGGAAGAATAATTTTGTTGTTGAAGTTTCCATGGATGAAACCGACGAACCTCAAACTCCTATTGAAATGCTTTTTATTTTAGCGGCAATTGCTCAAGAAGAGATACCAATCCAGACAATTGCACCCAAGTTCTCCGGAAGATTTAATAAGGGTGTAGATTACGTAGGAGATGTTGAGTTGTTCAGCCGGGAATTTGAAGAAGATCTAGCAGTTATAAAATTTGCTGTAAATGAGTTTAATCTTCCTAAAAATCTGAAACTAAGCGTTCACTCCGGCAGCGATAAATTCTCAATCTACTCACCTATAAACAAAGCCATTAAAAAATTTGATGCGGGCATTCACCTTAAAACTGCAGGGACTACATGGCTTGAGGAATTAATTGGATTAGCTTCAGCCGGAGGTGAAGGTTTGCAGATAGCGAAAGAAATTTATAAAAGTGCATATAACCGGTATGATGAACTTTGCGGTCCATACAAAACGGTTATTGATATTGATACAAAAAAACTTCCTATTCCGGAAGAAGTTGATAATTGGACAGGAGAGAAATATGCCGCAACATTACGGCATAATCAATCAAATGAAGAGTACAATTTAAATTTCCGGCAGCTGCTTCATGTGGGTTACAAAGTTGCCTCAGAAATGGGCGACCGCTATCTAAATGCTTTAGATAAATATGAAGAAGTAATTGCGGAAAATGTAATTCAAAATTTATACGAACGGCATATTCAAAAAGTATTTTTTTAA
- a CDS encoding putative quinol monooxygenase → MSLLTIMAKFTIKQNANEEVRRELLTLVEPTRKEKGCVDYIFYEDLENPLVIMLYENWESVEDLDAHMYTRRFKDCFAKIDGLYEIEVHRLSKIN, encoded by the coding sequence ATGTCGTTATTGACTATCATGGCTAAATTCACAATAAAGCAAAATGCAAACGAAGAAGTCCGCAGAGAATTATTAACACTTGTTGAACCTACCAGGAAAGAAAAAGGATGCGTTGATTATATCTTCTATGAAGACCTGGAAAATCCGCTGGTAATAATGCTCTATGAAAATTGGGAAAGCGTTGAGGATCTGGATGCGCATATGTATACAAGACGATTTAAAGATTGCTTTGCTAAAATTGATGGATTATATGAGATAGAAGTTCATCGCTTATCTAAGATCAACTAA
- a CDS encoding YncE family protein has translation MKMLVRYVLYIFLGMILLQPAKLFSQKSAYKIVGAINIGGEGKWDYLSIDTTMHRLYVAHETRVHVIDLDNNTLIGEISDLQGVHGVAFAFGKGFISEGVSNSVTVFDLKTLKPISKIKVTGEKPDAITYDPFSKRIFTSNNKSADITAIDAESNKIVGTIKLDGAPEASVSDLIGKMFVNLEDTNAVNIFNPKTLEVISRWSVKPCKIPTGLAIDRKNKRLFSAGRNNFMAVIDMESGMVIKTVPIGGGVDGCVFDPMLHLIFCSNGDGTITVIKQDSPDKYRVLANIVTVKGAKTIALDERTHRVYTAGIINGEKNLKSFGVLILDVK, from the coding sequence ATGAAAATGTTAGTGCGATATGTTTTGTACATTTTTTTAGGTATGATATTACTGCAACCGGCAAAATTATTTTCTCAAAAATCAGCTTACAAAATTGTTGGTGCAATTAACATTGGCGGCGAGGGGAAATGGGATTATCTTTCTATTGATACAACCATGCACCGATTGTATGTAGCACATGAAACTAGAGTTCATGTAATTGATCTGGATAACAATACCTTGATTGGTGAAATCTCAGATTTGCAAGGTGTTCACGGTGTGGCATTTGCATTTGGTAAAGGATTTATAAGCGAAGGCGTCAGTAATTCTGTTACAGTATTTGATCTCAAAACACTGAAGCCAATTTCTAAAATAAAAGTAACAGGTGAAAAACCGGACGCGATTACGTATGATCCTTTTTCAAAAAGAATTTTTACATCAAACAATAAAAGTGCGGATATAACGGCTATTGATGCCGAGTCTAATAAAATTGTTGGAACAATTAAGCTTGATGGCGCTCCTGAAGCTTCCGTCTCGGATTTGATTGGAAAAATGTTTGTGAATCTAGAAGACACGAATGCTGTAAACATATTCAACCCGAAGACTCTTGAAGTAATCTCGAGATGGTCGGTTAAACCATGCAAAATACCAACGGGACTAGCAATAGATAGGAAAAACAAAAGATTATTTTCAGCCGGTAGAAATAATTTTATGGCAGTTATTGATATGGAATCCGGGATGGTCATTAAAACAGTTCCTATCGGCGGCGGTGTTGATGGTTGCGTATTTGATCCAATGCTGCATCTTATTTTCTGTTCAAATGGCGACGGAACTATCACGGTTATTAAACAAGATTCTCCCGATAAATATAGAGTGTTGGCAAATATAGTAACTGTGAAAGGCGCCAAGACAATTGCACTTGATGAAAGAACTCACCGGGTCTATACCGCCGGAATAATAAATGGCGAAAAGAATTTGAAAAGTTTTGGCGTTTTAATCCTTGATGTTAAATGA
- a CDS encoding PHP domain-containing protein, which produces MEIINPGNEDYHIHSLNYSDGMNTVDEIVKFAGEIGLTKITITDHCQMHLDIRKFVKKKSLYNDRTLEKRT; this is translated from the coding sequence ATGGAAATAATTAACCCGGGTAATGAGGATTATCATATTCATTCTCTTAACTATTCTGATGGAATGAATACTGTTGATGAGATTGTAAAATTTGCCGGAGAGATCGGACTTACTAAAATCACCATTACAGATCATTGTCAAATGCATCTTGATATAAGAAAATTTGTAAAAAAAAAATCATTATACAATGATAGAACGTTGGAAAAACGTACATAA
- a CDS encoding metalloregulator ArsR/SmtB family transcription factor: MEESTNIFKALSDKNRLRILKMLQIKPLCVCEITDILQLAASTVSQHLSVLKKEGFILEEREGKWVNYLINQRPGDQRISAILSQLDFWLGDNQLIENDKQKVKVVDRFKVCGL, translated from the coding sequence ATGGAAGAATCGACAAATATATTCAAAGCACTTTCTGATAAGAATCGTCTGCGTATCTTAAAAATGCTTCAAATAAAACCTCTTTGTGTTTGCGAAATTACTGATATTCTTCAACTTGCCGCCTCCACTGTTTCGCAGCATCTAAGTGTATTAAAAAAAGAAGGATTTATATTGGAAGAAAGAGAAGGGAAATGGGTGAACTATCTTATCAACCAGAGACCCGGAGATCAAAGAATTTCTGCGATTTTGAGCCAATTGGATTTTTGGTTAGGCGATAATCAATTGATTGAAAATGATAAACAGAAAGTTAAAGTTGTTGACCGTTTTAAAGTTTGCGGGTTATAA
- a CDS encoding arsenate reductase ArsC → MLKKILILCTGNSCRSQMAEGFLKSFSKGIDSHDSQLEVNSAGTNSSKQVHPKAIQVMKEVGIDLSKNHPKMVDQFLGDSFDYVITVCDNAKETCPVFIGKVGKQLHIGFEDPADATGTEEEILSEFRKIRDEIKNDFYKFYEENLRS, encoded by the coding sequence ATGTTAAAAAAAATTTTGATACTCTGCACCGGAAACAGCTGCAGAAGTCAAATGGCTGAAGGATTCTTGAAATCTTTTTCCAAAGGGATTGATTCCCACGATTCACAATTAGAAGTTAATTCAGCAGGTACGAATTCATCCAAACAAGTGCATCCGAAAGCGATCCAGGTAATGAAAGAAGTAGGAATCGATCTTTCAAAAAACCATCCCAAAATGGTTGATCAATTCTTAGGTGATTCTTTCGATTACGTTATTACTGTATGCGATAACGCAAAAGAAACTTGTCCGGTATTTATTGGAAAAGTTGGAAAGCAATTGCATATAGGTTTTGAAGATCCGGCGGACGCAACCGGAACGGAGGAAGAAATTCTTTCTGAGTTCAGAAAAATTAGAGATGAAATTAAAAATGACTTTTACAAATTCTACGAAGAAAATTTAAGGAGTTAA
- a CDS encoding thioredoxin family protein encodes MLNIKVLGSGCANCINLEKLCKEVISENNIAAEVEKVTDYKDIMSYGIMSTPGLVINGKVVHNGKLPTKSTLAHLLINELAKENN; translated from the coding sequence ATGCTAAACATCAAAGTGCTTGGATCAGGCTGCGCGAACTGTATCAATTTAGAAAAGCTCTGCAAAGAAGTTATATCAGAAAATAATATTGCAGCTGAAGTAGAAAAAGTAACAGATTACAAAGACATAATGAGTTACGGAATTATGAGCACACCGGGCCTGGTTATAAACGGTAAAGTTGTTCACAACGGTAAGCTCCCGACAAAATCAACATTAGCACATCTGTTGATAAATGAATTAGCCAAAGAGAATAATTAA